Below is a window of Prosthecochloris sp. GSB1 DNA.
GGCATGTCCTACATGCTCTGGTTCTGGGGGATCTTCGTCGCGCTCGGCCTGGTCATTCCGCTCGTGCTCGAGTTCCTCGAAGGCGCAGGCGTGCACATAAGGTTCCCGCTGATCGCTCCGGTGCTCGTGCTTGTCGGCGGTCTCGTGCTGCGATTCCTCATCGTCTTCGCCGGCCAGACCTACCATACGTTCATGTAGCGCATCCCGAAGACTGACTGTAACGAAAAATGCTTGCGGACGCGTCCGCAAGCATTTTTCGTTCATGAAAAGATCCGGCCGTCACTCGATAGTGATCATCACCTCGTTCCGGCGAAGGAAAGGAATGGTCCACGGGGGATCGTAACTGGCCGCCCTCGGTGGAGAAAGGACCCTGTAGCCCTGCCGGTTCAACCAGAGCAGCAGCCTGCCCGCATGTTTTTCGATGTTCTTTTCGGCATGCAATCCCGAAAAACGGATGACGGCCACCCTCGCTCCGGGAATTTCACGGAGAACGACATCTGCATCCTGCGGCTCGGGAGCGTTTTCCAGCGTATACTCCGGAGGAAGCACGAACGACATGGCCCATGCGTCACCCTCTTTCTCCTGGATGACCGGAGCGGTCATACCGATTTTTTCGCCGGCCCGCTCCTGCAGAACAGGCGATGTCATTCCAATCTCGGTGTTAGACCTGTTCGACCCGAAAATGTAGCCCGACAACTTGCCGAACGCCTTGCCGCTCGTCGAACGGTAACTTCCGTCAAGCACCGCTTGGGCAACGATCATGGGCTCGTAACGGCGCACCTCGAAAACCCCGTCGCGTTGGAGCACGATGTAAGGAGGCTCCGGGGCCGTTCGCTTGCCGAATACGGAACAACCGGCAAGCAGCAGGCTGGAGAACATCAGCAACAACAAGGTTTGCATGTTTTTCCCTCCGGTCTTTAGTAATGAACACGCCGTTATAGCAAACAACGGAAAATGAATAAAGGTTTTCTTCGATGGATTTTCCGCTTGCCGTCGCCTAGGGTTCGGAGACCGTGGCGATGGCTTGGTTCAGAAAGCGGTTGAAGGGTTCGAGAAGCCGATAGATCGCGACGATCTCATCGAGAAGGCCCTCATCCTGCGACCAAAACCCGTCGGCGACCTGGTGGGTCACGGCGTAATGCCGGTTTTTGAGCAGGTCGATACCTGCGAAGTCCTTCGGGAAATTCCTCGGGGCGCTCTTCAGCCGTTCTCCGAATATCCCGCCGAAGCAGCTTTTGAACCCCGGATCGAAGATAATTTCCCTGTACTCCCGGGGGTTGTCGAAAATCCTCGACCTGATTGCCTTGAGGTACGGCGGCGCAGGCATGTAGGCCCCGCCGCCCACAAAGGAACTTCCGGGCTCCATGTGCACGTAGTATCCTGCTGAAGGGCTCTTGCGGCCGCCGTTAGCGATA
It encodes the following:
- a CDS encoding SOUL family heme-binding protein; the protein is MQTLLLLMFSSLLLAGCSVFGKRTAPEPPYIVLQRDGVFEVRRYEPMIVAQAVLDGSYRSTSGKAFGKLSGYIFGSNRSNTEIGMTSPVLQERAGEKIGMTAPVIQEKEGDAWAMSFVLPPEYTLENAPEPQDADVVLREIPGARVAVIRFSGLHAEKNIEKHAGRLLLWLNRQGYRVLSPPRAASYDPPWTIPFLRRNEVMITIE
- a CDS encoding DUF2461 domain-containing protein; translated protein: MDLRTPLEFLARLAENNNREWFTANRGFYDSARGEFLHLVAALVPALRAIDSSIGMVEPENCLFRIFRDVRFSKDKSPYKTNFGAFIANGGRKSPSAGYYVHMEPGSSFVGGGAYMPAPPYLKAIRSRIFDNPREYREIIFDPGFKSCFGGIFGERLKSAPRNFPKDFAGIDLLKNRHYAVTHQVADGFWSQDEGLLDEIVAIYRLLEPFNRFLNQAIATVSEP